The Schistocerca nitens isolate TAMUIC-IGC-003100 chromosome 2, iqSchNite1.1, whole genome shotgun sequence nucleotide sequence TTATGAATGGATTACTTGTTATAATCCTAAAAATTTAAATCTTTCAATAAAGTTAATGACCCAACAACTATCCTctgaaaacaagaaaatattatcGCAATTTGTTTGGAGTAGTGCATATAAAATTATCTACTAAATTCTCTAGAAGAACAtgttattttgtaataataattaggTAAGAAATGTTTAGTCAGTTAGATACATGACACactgtgtaattttttattgtatttataaatTATCATTCACTAGTAGAATGAGAAGTGTAAGCAAATAAaaagatgaagaataaaatgcgATTAAATGGAAGTGCTGACAAATGATTCTGTGTTAACAACAGAAATATATCTAGTGAAAGTGAAAATAATTAACtttgaagaaatatatgagtaaTGAATCTTGAAAGATGACATTCTTACACTATTTTCCTAGGATGATATAAGAGACTATTTTCCTTATCTTGCCTGTtcttattttactttctttttctttcagttctgtGGTGTAATACACGTCAAATAGATGTACTTATGTATTATTCATACTTCaaagaaatttaattcatttgCTCTTTAAAATTTGTAGTAACTGAGAAGATTTTTTGCAGTGGTTTGTGTTACTGCTCTCACTCTTTATTTGCAAACCTAAGATGTTTTTTGTAGCTCTTAATCTATTCCACATGGCTCATCACATTCTCACTGCATTTTAGATATGAAAACACTTGCATACAagtttttataacttttttatcCTCTGAAATACCTGTTTGCATCAGACAGAGTAGGATCTTACATCataatttttctttgttgtgtTAAAAAGCTTGAAGTTGTGGAACTAGTAAGCTTTATCAACAGCAAAAGTAATTAAATTTAGTGAGTACAGTATATAAATAAATTCTATTTTGATCTACACATTAGTTCAATAATCATGATTGTTAATTCATAGTAACATTCATAGGCTTAACCTGAATATCGCAGTGTGGATTACAATTATTAAAACACAGTAAAAGTTCTTCACTGAAAAGGAGAATACCAGAACATTAAATTAACTAGACACATTATGTGCTAAGTTAAGGAACTCTGAGATGTGTGattcaaaatgaaaatatgtaGCACTGTCGATTTTGAGTTACTCAACAGATATAGAGACTATGTTTCGTTAGTGTTAAGTGAGGAGTTGACAGTGCAAGGAGTTGACAGTGCACCACACCTTTGTATCAACTTTCATTAGAGTCCATCATTCTAGAGGACAGTGACAGTTACTATACCAATAACTTACGTCATACACAATGTAAGATTTTCATTTTGGCCACAATGTTAAGCAGAATGCATGAGAGTTCGCTTTGTTCCATGGGTGACTTTAATAACACGATTATAATGGCGTTACCAGAGTGAGAGGAAATTATAGAGTCTTTCCCAGTTGACCACCTTAACATATAACAACTTTGGTGTGTAATCAATGCTACTGATTGTTCAACCCCCACTTAGGCTAACTAacaaatatcatttatgatttgttttttcgagataattGTACTGAAATTTAAGAGAGTTTGATACCAGATGTGTTTCACTTTTATATACAGATGATCATCAGTGGTGACTCTGCAAATACACTTTGCATAATACAATCCTGCAGTTCGATACTtttacattaaaaactatttttcccTGCTTATTTcttgtgcaattttttttattttttggtttattaattctttttacttattctgcaagtatttccatcattggttgCAAAAATTTGGTTCTACTTTCACCCTTCGCATTTATTCTGCTTTTAGGAACCCAGTCACCCTTTTGCTGCATTTACATTCTTTGCACTTAACTGCATTCATAGACATTGCTACCACTGTTTCTCCTTTTCAGCACTCAGGACAGTGTTCATGTATTAtcatgtaatcatttgttttccaTGTGGGTTGTAAGTATTGCCAACCTGGCAATTGGGATATTTTAAAGTACGCTTCCATATtcatgtctgtgtgtgtttgtgtgtgtgtaatatgtgtgagggagagagagacaggattACAGAAGATATGTTAGGAGTTAGGTAAAGATGTGAATGGTGTGAGTATAATCACGTTTTTCGACCTCAAGTTCTGCTAACAGCGAGGGAAGTACCTTGAGACTACAGAGTACATAAAAAGCAATAATAAATGCAGAAAGATAATTTGACGACAAAGTCACAAGGAAAAAACTGTTTTTAACCTGCTGCATCTACaaccgtccgtaactgcgaaagttttCCCGATGCAGGAGTTTATACACGAACTTGCCTCCCGATTACATCCTAGCTCAGGCGATcggggtagccaaatcattccttcgaattgtccagaatattctacagagcaatcgcgaacaattgtggcccagtaacgTGGTGCGTtgtcattcattaaaaaaaaaaaaaaaaaaaaaaaaaaaaaaaaaaaaaaaaccatcttcgtttgggaacttgaagtccatgaagggctgcaaatgTTCTCCGAGAAGTCGAACaaaacagtttgtcagtggccggttcagttggaccagaggacgcattccatttcatgtaaacacagcccacaccattatggagccactaccagcttgcacagcgccctgttaacaacctgggtccatggcttcgtggagtctgagccacattcgaatcctactatcagctcCTATCAACTGAAACTGCGTCTCATCTGGCCAGATATGGCCAGGcgcctagggcccaaccgatatggtcacaatccCAGGTAATGTCGCgcttttagcaaaggcattcacatcggtcgtctgctgccataattcattaatgccatatttcgctgcactgtcctaacggatacgttcatcgtacgatccatattgatttctgctgtgttactgttaacactggcaactctacgcaaacgccactgccctcgcttgttaagtgaaggccattgcgTTGTTCATGGTAGGATTAAAGTCTGAAATTtgctgttctcggcacactcttgactctgtgaatTTCGAAATACTGAATTGCGTAACGATTCCTGTAATAgaatgtcccatatgtctagctcgactaccattccgctttcaaagtcagttaattcccgtcgtgcaaccataatcacatcggaaacattttcatatgAGTCATttaagtacaaatggcagctccgccagtgcactggccTTTTAACTTGGTGTACTAGAaattttggatatttgtggtaggttcctatgggaccaaactgccagcgttatcggtccctaggcttacaaactacttaatctagcttaaattatcttacgctaaggacaacacacacccatgcctgagggaggattcgaacctccgacggagggagccgcatgaactgtggcaaggtgcccaggaccacgcggctacccctcgcggccagTGTACTCGAAACTACCGCCGCCTGGATATGTGAATATCACTAGCCCACGCCTTAACGCCACCTCAGTGCTCAGTGTATAGCAGCTTCGGGGCAGAGATCGTCAtgcaagcgcgcacacacacacacacacacacacacacacacacacacatatatatatatatatatatatatatatatatatatatatatatatatatagtgttacaaaaaggtacggcgaaactttcaggaaacattcctcacacacaaagaaagaaaatatgttatgtggacatgtgtccggaaacgcttactttccatgttagagctcattttagtttcgtccacctacgctcaatggagcacgttatcatgatttcatacgggatactctacctgtgctactagaacatgtgcctttacaagtacgtcacaacatgtggttcatgcgcgatggagctcctgcacatttcagtcgaagtgttcgtacgcttctcaacaacagattcggtgaccgatggattggtagaggcggaccaattccatggcctccacgctctcctgaccccaaccctcttgactttcatttatgggggcatttgaaagctcatgtctacgcaaccccggtaccaaatgtagagactcttcgtgctcgtactgtagacggctgtgatacaatacgtcattctccagggctgcatcagcgcatcagggttttcatgcgacggagggtggatgcatgtatcctcgctaacggaggacattttgaacatttcctgtaacaaaatgtttgaagtcacgctggtacgttctgttgctgtgtgtttccattccatgattaatgtgatttgaagagaagtaatcaaatgagctctaacatgtaaagtaagcgtttccagacacatgaccacataacatattttctttctttgtgtgtgaggaatgtttcctgaaagtttggccgtacctttttgtaacaccatatatatatatatatatatatatatgcgtcggAATAGtgctggaatatatatatatatatatatatatatatatatatatatatatatgcgaccaCTCGTACTCAATTTTCCATAACTACTTGGAGGAGAGCTGTCCTAATATGACGAGGTACGTCACAATCGCAGCGAGCGCAGAAACCAAGAGTCGGCGGTCAAGAGTGACGAATCCGGCAGCGGTGAAGCGGAGTGGTGGACTGTGGAGAGTGAGCCGCAAGAAGGCCTCCAGTTCGGCGCATCGGCGGTCGGACATCACTGAGGCCCTCAAGAGAAACAAGCCGCAGGCAGCCGCCTCGTCTGCGGCGGCAGAGCAGCTCAGACACACCAACAGGATGTTCAGCGAGTGGTAGGCCGCCCAGAGCCCCGAGACGGCTGACGATTCGCTGTACGAGAACTCGACGATCCAGTGCGGCCTGACGAGCTGCATGAGGATCTCGTAGGCGCTGCACAAGGCGCTGCACAGACAATACGCGACGTTGAAGGCCATCGGCAGGCCGAAGTAGCTCTGCAGGAACTCGGCGGCGTGTGAGAGCGCCATTTGAGCTTTTCGCAGCTGCCGCAGTCTCCCGGCTGGCGCCACATGTCTCGACGGGCCGACCCGTGGCCACCACATCGTAGGGTTACCAGACAGAGGCAGCAACGACCGGAGGTCAGCGTTGAGGCTGCAGAACCTTTCTCGCAACTCCAGGACCATTCCGACGAACTGTAATGTCGCTGTCCCGTGGAAGAACTCTTCGGCAATGTAGAAAAAGATTACATGTGCCTCGCTGTAACGTTTAGAGGTTATGAATCCGACGACAACCACCATCAGACAGTGAATAACGAAAAGGAAACCTACCAGGCTCTTTGCATGTCCTCCTTTACTTCTCAGCAGACACGAATCTGCGAAATTGAGTGCTTCAGTGAACGATAGTAGCCAGTGGTGTCGACTAAAGGCACACGTCCCGAACATTAACAGCAGTTTCATTCTCCCCATCAAATCCGACGCGAGATACGTTATCGGTGCAAGTTCAAAAACTCGGAAATACAAACGAATACGACTGTATGAAAGCGCTGAAGCCATGAGCAGGGTGAATATGAACCAGAGGTAAGGAATAATCTTCGACTTCTTGTCGAATAAACTCTTCTGTGCACTGTGACAAGTTTCCGCCTTTGTTTGAAATTCCAGTGGCGCTAATCCTAATATCTGCCAAATTATTAACAATGGTTGAAGGATGACACGAAAATAAGTCATGTCCTTTGTAAGGTACACACAAATCTTGACAAGTAGAACTCTTTCTCTTTTAGTATGTAATTAAAAAGTAAGCTAAAATGATTTCTCTTTGCAGCAGTTCACACGATCTCACTGTATTTGAATTTGCTAACGTCTGACGAGTCAGGGCCATACATTCCTACCTTTAAAGCCCAGTTCAATGTATTCGCTTATCCCTAGAAGCATCTGTTTAGACTGACGACTTCATTTGCTGATGGTTTGAACACGCTCTCAATAAATTGAAAACCAACTGGACGTTTCTATCGACTGCATGTGTCAGCTCTTATCGTTGTTCCTCAGGTCTGCAAATACGAACAGTTCATTGCACAATACGTGACATGTATTTTCTACTGACGGCTGCTAAGTTGTTTTATCAACAGAATCACACTATTTCAATcaatcaataaaattaaaattacaaataataaaaaacacacaatctgattATAATCTGTTAACCTGTTCATGATGGAAAATTATTGTaaacgtatttaaaaaaataacaagtcAAATACTTATTTGCGGCAAGTTTTCAAAATCATTGTGGTGGTATACTGATCTAACAAGGGTCACGTTTTCATTTGAACCTAAGGTTTTCaaagttaaatttttgtttgtagAGCGGTTTTATCAGGATAGTAAATATGCAGAAAGTATGAAGGTCACTACCAAACCACAtttaatctcatgacaatgaaaaacatgaaatatcccATAAACATTTTCAGTATATGATTTGACGATTCCTTTGACTTGTCAAATAACAGTTTTTCTACATTCTATGAAGCATATACGTCCCATTAATTACAAATGGCATATAGATCATTAGAATTACTGAGAGGTGTAGAAACGTTTCAAAACAGTGTCTATAATGTGTAAGGACACATAACTGCCCTCGTCAAACATTCTTACAATTTAAATATCGATTTACGTGATCTTCATGAAACAGGTGCGCTGTACCAGCTGTAAACATATGCCGCCCACTCTTGATCGCTCATATATTTCTGCATATCCTGCCCATGGTCAGTAATATTTCTTCTGTATGTTCCGAAAGGTTTCTGCTAGATTGTAGCATCAAATAGACATGTGACGTAGACGTTTAACCCTCATAACTGTCTATTACTTTATGGAACATACGTATCTCACTAACTACGAAAGGATTAAAATGATGCTACTTTCCAGTGTAATAAATTTCCAGATTCATTTCGTTTCTCCTATACATCCTTCAACCTCTCAAAGGATCAGGGCACTGTCTTAGAGCAAGTTTTGATGATAAAACAAAACTATGTTCGATCATAATATCGCATTGACACATAAATTCATACATGTtataaaatatgtatgtatgtatgttccacatctcctcctagacCACAGCATCAattccaaccaaacttggtacacatgttatttactgtctggaaagaaacgaTTTGATGACAAGAACCACTTACTATCaaacagtatttgaaaatgagagcacttaatgacttgcaacaaacttcacacgtTGTTTCAAACCTTTAGGAAACTTTAATCACTGGCAACCCCTACATTTTCTCTGTTTATGCAGcatgaggcatgacgttttaatttattacgtctttactactaacggtattcgcgacacattttgtagACGGTGTTCGCAGCGACACATGGTTTAaaacatatgacgtcataagcaatcAGATGCGCTGAAAGCTAAAGTTACACTGAACGACCAAAACGTTATGGCCACTGCTCACGGCGACTCTGGATGCCACCTGATGGTATTGCGAGCACGTGAGGCGTTAacagaagtacactatgtgatcaaaagtatccggaccccccccccccccccaccccaccccaatacatacgtttttcatattaggtgcattgtgctgccacctactccatatcagcgaccttagtagtcattagatatcgtgagagagcagaatggaacgctccgcggatctcacggacttcgaacgtggtcaggtaattgagtGTCACTTacttcatacgtctgtaagcgagatttccacactcctaaacatccctaggtccactgtttccaatgtgatagtgaagtggaaacgtgaagggacacgtacagcacaaaagcgtacaggccaacctcgtctgttgactgacagagaccgccgacagttgaagagggtcgtaatgtgtaataggtagacatctatccagaccatcacacaggaattccaaactgtatcaggatccactgcaagcactatgaaagttaggtgggaggtgagaaaaattggattttatagtcgagcggctgctcgtaagccacacgtcacgctggtaaatgacaaacgacgcctcgcttggtgtacggagcgtaaacattggacgactgaacggtggaaaaacgttgtgtggagagacaaatcacggtacacaatgtagcgatccgatggcagggtgtgagtatggagaatgcccggtgaacgtcatttgccagagtgtgtagtgccaacagtaaaattcggaggcggtggtgtcatggcttggtcgtgtgtttcatggaggggcttgcaccccttgttgttttgcgtggcactatcacagcacaggcctacactgatgttttaagcaccttcttgcttcccactgttgaagagcaattcggggatggcgattgaatctttcaacacgatcgagcaccagttaataatgcacgacctgtggcggagtagttacacgacagaaacattcctgtaatggactcgcctgacatgaatactatagaacacctttgggatgt carries:
- the LOC126235352 gene encoding gustatory receptor 68a-like, whose protein sequence is MVLELRERFCSLNADLRSLLPLSGNPTMWWPRVGPSRHVAPAGRLRQLRKAQMALSHAAEFLQSYFGLPMAFNVAYCLCSALCSAYEILMQLVRPHWIVEFSYSESSAVSGLWAAYHSLNILLVCLSCSAAADEAAACGLFLLRASVMSDRRCAELEAFLRLTLHSPPLRFTAAGFVTLDRRLLVSALAAIVTYLVILGQLSSK